One segment of Phaeacidiphilus oryzae TH49 DNA contains the following:
- the zapE gene encoding cell division protein ZapE — MSEDVTAQPAGGISAPGAALSDRRPTVSPERLIAELVPPPRFGSARFDTYLPDPGQPSQAQAVRVLEEFAGSITAGGGNGGRPGGRKRWFRRSEGSAGAGGPVGVYLDGGYGVGKTHLLASLWHAVPGPKAFGTFVELTNLVGALGFQQAVAALSGHRLLCIDEFELDDPGDTVLVSTLLSRLADAGVRLAATSNTLPDKLGEGRFASADFLREIQGLSAHFRALRIDGQDYRHRGLPPAPAPYSDAEVEAAAERIPGASLDDFPTLLDHLSQVHPSRYGALLDGVAAVCLRGVAPVPDQSTALRLVVLADRMYDRELPVFASGLPFDEIFGAEMLAGGYRKKYLRALSRLVALTRDTVPAA; from the coding sequence GTGTCCGAAGACGTCACCGCGCAGCCGGCCGGCGGGATATCCGCGCCCGGCGCCGCCCTCAGCGACCGCCGCCCGACCGTCTCGCCGGAGCGGCTGATCGCCGAGCTGGTCCCGCCGCCGCGGTTCGGCTCCGCGCGCTTCGACACCTACCTCCCCGACCCCGGGCAGCCGAGCCAGGCGCAGGCGGTGCGGGTGCTGGAGGAGTTCGCCGGCTCGATCACCGCGGGCGGCGGCAACGGCGGCCGGCCGGGCGGGCGGAAGCGCTGGTTCCGGCGTTCGGAGGGCTCCGCCGGTGCCGGCGGCCCGGTCGGGGTCTATCTGGACGGCGGCTACGGCGTCGGCAAGACCCACCTCCTCGCCTCCCTCTGGCACGCCGTCCCCGGCCCCAAGGCGTTCGGCACCTTCGTCGAGCTGACCAACCTGGTCGGCGCCCTCGGCTTCCAGCAGGCCGTGGCCGCGCTCTCCGGCCACCGGCTGCTCTGCATCGACGAGTTCGAGCTCGACGACCCGGGCGACACGGTGCTGGTCTCCACCCTCCTCTCCCGGCTCGCGGACGCCGGCGTCCGGCTGGCCGCCACCTCCAACACCCTGCCGGACAAGCTGGGCGAGGGCCGCTTCGCCTCCGCCGACTTCCTCCGGGAGATACAGGGGCTCTCCGCGCACTTCCGCGCGCTGCGGATCGACGGCCAGGACTACCGCCACCGGGGGCTGCCGCCGGCGCCGGCGCCGTACTCGGACGCGGAGGTCGAGGCCGCGGCGGAGCGGATACCCGGCGCGTCCCTGGACGACTTCCCCACCCTGCTCGACCACCTCTCCCAGGTGCACCCCAGCCGCTACGGCGCGCTGCTGGACGGCGTGGCCGCGGTCTGCCTCCGCGGCGTGGCGCCGGTGCCGGACCAGTCCACGGCGCTGCGGCTGGTGGTCCTCGCGGACCGGATGTACGACCGCGAGCTCCCCGTCTTCGCCTCGGGCCTGCCCTTCGACGAGATCTTCGGCGCCGAGATGCTGGCCGGCGGCTACCGCAAGAAGTACCTCCGCGCCCTGTCCCGCCTGGTGGCCCTCACCCGCGACACCGTCCCGGCGGCGTAG
- a CDS encoding pyrimidine reductase family protein: MRRLLPVTDASPAASLDTLDGLAEEYAFPDPAPHRWLRANMVSSLDGAARLDGLSAGLSSAADKRIFGVLRALADVVLVGAETVRAEGYRPARARAQFAERRAAQGQPPAAAIAVVSSRLELDLSAPLFTEPTVRTVILTVDDAPAEARRAAERVADVVPIGTGRVDLAAAVEWLAAERGWSRQLCEGGPRLLGQLVADGLVDELCLTVAPLMAAGDAPRIAHGPTILPGGPPTGPLGPDAEGLRPELLEPVALLEEAGFLFARYVRRAAARDDVAPEGSAPDGSAPDGSSEDAAWGG; this comes from the coding sequence ATGCGCAGACTGCTTCCTGTGACCGACGCCTCACCGGCCGCCTCGCTGGACACTCTGGACGGCCTGGCCGAGGAGTACGCCTTTCCCGACCCCGCCCCGCACCGCTGGCTGCGCGCCAACATGGTGTCCAGCCTGGACGGCGCGGCCCGGCTGGACGGGTTGTCGGCCGGCCTCTCCTCGGCCGCCGACAAACGGATCTTCGGGGTGCTCCGGGCGCTGGCCGACGTGGTGCTGGTGGGCGCCGAGACGGTGCGCGCCGAGGGCTACCGGCCGGCCAGGGCACGGGCGCAGTTCGCCGAGCGGCGGGCGGCCCAGGGGCAGCCGCCGGCCGCCGCGATCGCGGTGGTCAGCTCGCGGCTGGAACTGGACCTCTCGGCTCCGCTCTTCACCGAGCCGACGGTCCGCACCGTCATCCTGACCGTGGACGACGCGCCGGCCGAGGCCCGGCGGGCGGCCGAACGGGTGGCGGACGTGGTGCCGATCGGCACCGGCCGGGTGGACCTGGCCGCCGCGGTGGAGTGGCTGGCCGCCGAGCGCGGCTGGTCGCGGCAGCTGTGCGAGGGCGGCCCGCGGCTGCTGGGCCAGCTGGTCGCCGACGGACTGGTGGACGAGCTGTGCCTGACCGTGGCGCCGCTGATGGCCGCGGGCGACGCGCCGAGGATCGCCCACGGTCCGACGATCCTCCCGGGCGGGCCGCCCACCGGCCCCCTCGGCCCGGACGCGGAGGGGCTCCGCCCTGAGCTGCTGGAGCCGGTCGCGCTGCTCGAGGAGGCCGGCTTCCTCTTCGCCCGCTATGTCCGCCGGGCCGCCGCCCGGGACGACGTGGCGCCGGAGGGCTCCGCGCCGGACGGTTCCGCGCCGGACGGATCCTCGGAGGACGCCGCCTGGGGCGGCTGA
- the murC gene encoding UDP-N-acetylmuramate--L-alanine ligase, translating into MSGLAKILATRGARVSGSDAKESATVQALRELGAEVAIGHAAGNLPAGADCVVVSSAIREDNPELAAARERGLPVVHRSDALAALMAGRRALAVAGTHGKTTTTSMLAVSLSALGLDPSYAIGGDLDVPGSNARHGEGGIFVAEADESDRSFHKYAPEVAIVLNVELDHHANYASLEEVFESFETFVGRIVPGGTLVVNTDHPGGAELARRVSGRPELNVVRVGANADAEVRVLRVEPHGMSSQVTVALADDQETPGELEFTVSVPGRHYAHNAVAALAAGRALGVPAAELAKALGEYHGVRRRLQLKGTARGVQVIDSYAHHPTEIAADLEAVREGAGGGRVLVVFQPHLFSRTQQLGVEMGEALALADEVVVLAVYPAREDPIPGVTSAIVADSARAKGTAVHTGHSLAEAPAVLAGLAREGDLVLTMGAGDVTSAGPEILAALEMPGTPADVAPTGD; encoded by the coding sequence ATGTCCGGGCTCGCCAAGATCCTCGCGACGCGCGGCGCCCGGGTCTCCGGCAGCGACGCCAAGGAGTCCGCCACCGTCCAGGCGCTGCGCGAGCTGGGCGCCGAGGTGGCGATCGGGCACGCCGCCGGGAACCTCCCGGCCGGCGCCGACTGCGTGGTGGTCTCCAGCGCGATCCGGGAGGACAACCCGGAGCTGGCCGCGGCCCGCGAGCGGGGGCTGCCCGTCGTCCACCGCTCGGACGCGCTGGCCGCGCTGATGGCCGGCCGCCGCGCGCTGGCCGTCGCCGGCACCCACGGGAAGACGACCACCACCAGCATGCTCGCGGTCTCGCTGAGCGCCCTCGGTCTGGACCCCTCGTACGCGATCGGCGGGGACCTGGACGTCCCGGGCAGCAACGCCCGGCACGGCGAGGGCGGGATCTTCGTCGCCGAGGCGGACGAGAGCGACCGCTCCTTCCACAAGTACGCGCCCGAGGTGGCGATCGTGCTCAACGTGGAGCTGGACCACCACGCCAACTACGCCTCCCTAGAGGAGGTCTTCGAGTCCTTCGAGACCTTCGTCGGCCGGATCGTGCCCGGCGGCACGCTGGTGGTGAACACCGACCACCCGGGCGGCGCCGAGCTGGCCCGCCGGGTCTCCGGGCGGCCGGAGCTGAACGTGGTCCGGGTCGGGGCGAACGCCGACGCCGAGGTCCGCGTCCTGCGGGTCGAGCCGCACGGGATGTCCAGCCAGGTCACCGTGGCACTGGCGGACGATCAGGAGACCCCGGGCGAGCTGGAGTTCACCGTCAGCGTGCCCGGCCGGCACTACGCCCACAACGCGGTGGCCGCGCTGGCCGCCGGGCGGGCGCTGGGCGTCCCCGCGGCCGAGCTGGCCAAGGCGCTGGGCGAGTACCACGGCGTGCGGCGGCGGCTGCAGCTGAAGGGGACCGCCCGCGGCGTGCAGGTGATCGACTCGTACGCCCACCACCCGACCGAGATCGCCGCCGACCTGGAGGCGGTGCGGGAGGGCGCCGGCGGGGGCCGGGTGCTGGTGGTCTTCCAGCCCCATCTGTTCAGCCGTACGCAGCAGCTCGGGGTGGAGATGGGCGAGGCGCTCGCGCTCGCCGACGAGGTCGTGGTGCTGGCGGTCTACCCGGCGCGCGAGGACCCGATCCCCGGCGTGACCAGCGCGATCGTCGCCGACTCGGCCCGGGCGAAGGGTACCGCCGTGCATACAGGGCACTCGCTGGCGGAGGCGCCCGCGGTGCTGGCCGGACTGGCCCGGGAGGGCGACCTGGTGCTGACCATGGGCGCCGGGGACGTCACCTCGGCCGGACCGGAGATCCTGGCCGCCCTCGAAATGCCGGGCACCCCGGCCGACGTTGCACCCACCGGCGACTGA
- the msrB gene encoding peptide-methionine (R)-S-oxide reductase MsrB — MSDQTRAYPVQHTDQEWRERLNPEEYQVLRQAGTERPFVGEYTDTTTEGVYACRACGAELFTSDTKFPSHCGWPSFYDPRDAKAVELIEDRSMGMVRTEVRCANCGSHLGHVFEGEGYPTPTDQRYCINSISLTLRPKGTSGSAE, encoded by the coding sequence ATGAGCGACCAGACCAGGGCCTATCCCGTCCAGCACACCGACCAGGAGTGGCGCGAGCGGCTGAACCCGGAGGAGTACCAGGTGCTCCGCCAGGCCGGCACCGAGCGCCCCTTCGTCGGCGAGTACACCGACACCACCACCGAGGGCGTCTACGCCTGCCGCGCCTGCGGAGCGGAGCTGTTCACCTCGGACACCAAGTTCCCCTCGCACTGCGGCTGGCCCAGCTTCTACGACCCGCGGGACGCGAAGGCGGTGGAGCTGATCGAGGACCGTTCCATGGGAATGGTCCGGACCGAGGTCCGGTGCGCGAACTGCGGCTCGCACCTCGGCCACGTCTTCGAGGGCGAGGGCTACCCCACCCCCACCGACCAGCGCTACTGCATCAACTCCATCTCGCTGACGCTGCGGCCGAAGGGGACGTCGGGCTCGGCGGAGTAG
- a CDS encoding tetratricopeptide repeat protein, translating into MLDTRDAVLDALRANDAEPYGRARTVVAEELAAAAEQFDDDELLVLALLDLMEAYEYDTETRKVPVVFARILKLWDASPGAFGDWARQQVFWRFKWVASALLGLPEVPLESSHGWLAEMRRRYQEAGLDLQPYYARRFHLADHTGIGREEAFELWAARPRARYSDCEVCEHRHKAEYFVLRGEDERAVEALRPALDGRSTCSIEPYSSQGTALLPLLRLGRLEEARTAHLSGYRAARRSASANGQIGLHLEFCALSGNEPRGLEILAENRERFAGAAGDPRSYHGLLAGVQQLTARLLELGHGDAPAADPPGGSWTVRGLHEWAEREGQAIAERFDARNGTTACSDQRRARLARRPLTDRPLALGLRVALLPATVPAPEPAVANAAESAQAAGTGMTGQDLSKQDLSELIRRARALRLDGLPDTDGLWREIARRIGPGGPADPATPLDPDLGPPELLSAELAERRAFEHGDRGRTTEARAELAVAADLYARAGVPGRALLARARRAGRREDGESIDWAELDEVLDRAAGEAEPLEQVLIRQCRAFAAYREATELPAAEPAGESAPAGEQEPEVLARFERENAALLAEARRAGRPHCEATAYEYAALVLLRHGDPERAEAELAHAERILTDCGHPWRLPRVLLLRAEIRMRSNRLPEAVETAREALALAAVHPGERDFPHASAHSLLGFALASSGRPAEAAQHLTAAADGFDRDGVPAEAARSRCLLATLLRDTGRTAEAVSILESLLHIESGPAQRGGLEGRQRAQARLDLARGLTELGEHRDAAEEFVSLAAAIADWPEDEQGVHTMVACEAAVALLRAGRPEEAATAREHALTAHRRAPRADHAVAMLHESASRIGRSEAEDALPEALALLDRADSVLADAVGAGLPVQAWFQSGQSGYRRGRLLADAERYQEGLAELERAIAAYESGPGPDDPETEAPRAEAVRIAALVEGRLSRFTEARRRIAETVPRCRRAGLDQAVQVLGDTDARLAEGERESRRPEQSPEG; encoded by the coding sequence ATGCTGGACACCAGGGACGCCGTCCTCGACGCCCTCCGCGCCAACGACGCCGAGCCGTACGGCCGCGCCCGTACCGTCGTCGCCGAGGAACTCGCCGCCGCGGCCGAGCAGTTCGACGACGACGAGCTGCTCGTGCTGGCCCTCCTCGACCTGATGGAGGCGTACGAGTACGACACCGAGACCCGGAAGGTCCCGGTGGTCTTCGCCCGGATACTCAAGCTCTGGGACGCCTCCCCGGGGGCCTTCGGCGACTGGGCCCGGCAGCAGGTCTTCTGGCGGTTCAAGTGGGTGGCCAGTGCCCTCCTCGGGCTGCCCGAGGTGCCGCTGGAGAGCTCCCACGGCTGGCTGGCCGAGATGCGCCGCCGCTACCAGGAGGCCGGACTCGACCTCCAGCCGTACTACGCCCGGCGGTTCCACCTGGCCGACCACACCGGCATCGGCCGCGAGGAGGCCTTCGAGCTGTGGGCGGCCCGCCCGCGCGCCCGGTACAGCGACTGCGAGGTCTGCGAACACCGCCACAAGGCCGAGTACTTCGTGCTGCGCGGCGAGGACGAGCGGGCGGTCGAGGCCCTGCGCCCGGCCCTGGACGGCCGCAGCACCTGCAGTATCGAGCCGTACTCCAGCCAGGGCACGGCCCTCCTCCCGCTGCTCCGGCTGGGCCGGCTGGAGGAGGCCCGCACCGCCCACCTGTCCGGCTACCGGGCCGCCCGGCGGTCGGCGAGCGCCAACGGGCAGATCGGGCTCCACCTGGAGTTCTGCGCGCTCAGCGGCAACGAACCGCGCGGACTCGAGATCCTCGCCGAGAACCGGGAGCGGTTCGCCGGGGCGGCCGGCGACCCGCGCTCCTACCACGGACTCCTGGCCGGGGTACAGCAGTTGACGGCCCGTCTGCTGGAGCTCGGGCACGGCGACGCGCCCGCCGCGGACCCGCCCGGCGGCAGCTGGACCGTGCGCGGCCTCCACGAGTGGGCCGAGCGCGAGGGGCAGGCCATCGCCGAGCGCTTCGACGCCCGCAACGGCACCACCGCCTGCTCCGACCAGCGCCGCGCCAGGCTGGCCCGCCGCCCGCTCACCGACCGGCCGCTCGCCCTCGGCCTCCGCGTCGCCCTGCTGCCCGCGACCGTCCCCGCCCCGGAGCCGGCCGTCGCGAACGCTGCGGAGAGCGCCCAGGCGGCGGGGACCGGGATGACCGGGCAGGACCTGTCCAAGCAGGACCTGTCCGAGCTGATCCGCCGGGCCCGCGCGCTGCGCCTCGACGGTCTTCCGGACACCGACGGCCTCTGGCGCGAGATCGCCCGCCGGATCGGCCCGGGTGGCCCGGCGGACCCCGCCACCCCCCTCGACCCCGACCTCGGCCCGCCCGAGCTCCTCTCCGCCGAGCTCGCCGAACGCCGTGCCTTCGAGCACGGCGACCGCGGCCGGACCACCGAGGCCCGCGCCGAACTCGCCGTCGCGGCCGACCTGTACGCCCGCGCGGGAGTGCCCGGCCGGGCGCTCCTCGCCCGCGCCCGCCGGGCCGGCCGCCGGGAGGACGGGGAATCGATCGACTGGGCGGAGCTGGACGAGGTCCTCGACCGTGCGGCCGGCGAGGCGGAACCGCTGGAGCAGGTGCTGATCCGCCAGTGCCGCGCCTTCGCCGCCTACCGCGAGGCCACCGAACTACCCGCCGCCGAGCCGGCGGGGGAGTCGGCTCCGGCGGGGGAGCAGGAGCCGGAGGTGCTCGCCCGCTTCGAGCGGGAGAACGCGGCCCTCCTCGCCGAGGCTCGCCGGGCCGGCCGTCCGCACTGCGAGGCCACCGCGTACGAGTACGCGGCCCTGGTGCTCCTCCGGCACGGCGACCCCGAGCGGGCCGAGGCCGAACTCGCCCACGCCGAGCGGATCCTGACCGACTGCGGCCATCCCTGGCGGCTGCCCCGCGTGCTGCTGCTGCGGGCCGAGATCCGGATGCGCTCGAACCGCCTGCCGGAGGCCGTCGAGACCGCCCGGGAGGCGCTGGCCCTGGCCGCGGTCCACCCCGGCGAACGGGACTTCCCGCACGCCTCGGCGCACTCGCTGCTCGGCTTCGCCCTCGCCTCCAGCGGCCGGCCGGCCGAGGCCGCCCAGCACCTCACCGCGGCGGCCGACGGCTTCGACCGCGACGGCGTCCCCGCCGAGGCCGCCCGCTCCCGCTGCCTGCTGGCCACCCTGCTGCGGGACACCGGCCGCACCGCCGAAGCGGTCTCGATCCTCGAATCCCTCCTCCACATCGAGAGCGGGCCGGCGCAGCGCGGCGGCCTGGAGGGGCGGCAGCGCGCCCAGGCCCGCCTCGACCTCGCCCGCGGCCTCACCGAACTGGGGGAACACCGGGACGCGGCCGAGGAGTTCGTCTCCCTGGCCGCCGCCATCGCGGACTGGCCGGAGGACGAGCAGGGCGTCCACACCATGGTCGCCTGCGAGGCCGCCGTCGCCCTCCTCCGGGCCGGGCGCCCGGAGGAGGCCGCCACCGCGCGCGAACACGCCCTCACCGCCCACCGCCGCGCCCCGCGCGCCGACCACGCGGTCGCGATGCTCCATGAGTCGGCGAGCCGGATCGGGCGGTCCGAGGCGGAGGACGCCCTCCCCGAGGCCCTGGCCCTTCTCGACCGGGCCGACTCCGTGCTGGCCGACGCGGTCGGGGCCGGACTGCCGGTCCAGGCCTGGTTCCAGTCCGGCCAGTCCGGCTACCGGCGGGGCCGCCTGCTGGCCGACGCGGAGCGCTACCAGGAGGGCCTGGCCGAGCTGGAGCGCGCCATCGCCGCCTACGAGTCGGGCCCCGGCCCCGACGACCCCGAGACCGAGGCGCCCAGGGCCGAGGCCGTCCGGATCGCCGCCCTGGTCGAGGGTCGGCTCTCCCGCTTCACCGAGGCCAGACGGCGGATCGCCGAGACCGTTCCGCGCTGCCGGCGGGCCGGCCTGGACCAGGCGGTCCAGGTACTCGGCGACACCGACGCCCGCCTAGCGGAGGGCGAACGGGAGAGCCGGCGCCCTGAGCAGAGCCCGGAGGGCTGA
- a CDS encoding HSP90 family protein, with protein sequence MSAPAAQPSDDARLFQVDLRGLVDLLSHHLYTSPQVYLRELLQNAVDAVSARQARDPDAPARITIRTGERLTVTDTGIGLTEADVHTFLATIGRSSKRVASAGGPEARLAEQLAGTRAEFIGQFGIGLLACFTVADQITVVSRSAADPGAPAVRWVGGSDGRYTLTVLPASAQPEPGTTVSLRPRPDAAEYTAPAEVRRLALHYGRLLRHPVTVEEEGARDGAVRIDDTPPPWARRHATRAERAEALAGYCRETFGFTPLASIDLALPAVGLTGAAFVLPEDVPADRRSGHRVHLKGMLLTERGEELLPEWAYFVRCAVDADSLRPTASREALYEDETLAAVRDALGARIRDWLAGLSASDPVLLQRFAAVHHLAIKALARYDDELLRVLLPWLPFETTDGDVTLDEFARSHPVVLVTRTVEEFRQVAQIASAAGLGVVNGGYAYVRDLVHRLPEVRPGTTVADLDPDTVTAHLDGVDPVVELAAAGFLAIARETVARFECDVALRSFHPAAAPALLLDDREARHERTRAELAQEADGLWADILGSLRSAEPRAQLILNHLNPLVRRAVGIGHRELAATAVETLYGQALLMTRRPLRPSESALLNRASLNLLDFALGAVEDAGRPGGRQGTDGPHGRER encoded by the coding sequence GTGTCAGCACCAGCAGCCCAGCCGTCGGACGACGCCCGCCTCTTCCAGGTGGACCTGCGCGGGCTCGTCGACCTCCTCTCCCACCACCTCTACACCAGCCCCCAGGTCTACCTGCGCGAGCTGCTGCAGAACGCGGTGGACGCGGTCTCCGCCCGGCAGGCCCGCGACCCCGACGCCCCCGCCCGGATCACCATCCGCACCGGGGAGCGGCTGACCGTCACCGACACCGGGATCGGCCTCACCGAGGCCGACGTCCACACCTTCCTCGCCACCATCGGCCGCAGCTCCAAGCGTGTCGCGTCCGCCGGCGGCCCCGAGGCGCGGCTGGCCGAGCAACTCGCCGGCACCAGGGCCGAGTTCATCGGTCAGTTCGGCATCGGCCTGCTCGCCTGCTTCACCGTCGCGGACCAGATCACCGTGGTCAGCCGCTCCGCGGCGGACCCCGGGGCGCCGGCGGTCCGCTGGGTCGGCGGCTCCGACGGCCGGTACACCCTCACCGTCCTCCCCGCCTCCGCCCAGCCCGAGCCCGGCACCACCGTCAGCCTGCGGCCCCGCCCGGACGCCGCCGAGTACACCGCCCCCGCCGAGGTCCGCCGGCTCGCCCTCCACTACGGCCGGCTGCTGCGGCACCCGGTCACCGTGGAGGAGGAGGGGGCGCGGGACGGCGCCGTCCGGATCGACGACACCCCGCCGCCCTGGGCCCGCCGCCACGCCACCCGCGCCGAACGGGCCGAGGCCCTGGCCGGGTACTGCCGCGAGACCTTCGGCTTCACCCCGCTCGCCTCGATCGACCTGGCGCTGCCCGCGGTCGGGCTCACCGGCGCGGCCTTCGTCCTCCCCGAGGACGTCCCCGCGGACCGCCGCTCCGGCCACCGGGTGCACCTCAAGGGGATGCTCCTCACCGAGCGCGGCGAGGAACTCCTTCCGGAGTGGGCGTACTTCGTGCGCTGCGCGGTGGACGCGGACAGCCTCCGCCCGACCGCCTCCCGCGAGGCGCTGTACGAGGACGAGACGCTGGCCGCGGTCCGGGACGCCCTGGGCGCCCGGATCCGGGACTGGCTGGCCGGCCTCTCCGCCTCCGACCCCGTGCTGCTCCAGCGGTTCGCCGCCGTCCACCACCTCGCCATCAAGGCGCTCGCCCGCTACGACGACGAGCTCCTGCGGGTGCTGCTGCCCTGGCTGCCGTTCGAGACCACGGACGGGGACGTCACCCTCGACGAGTTCGCCCGCAGCCACCCGGTGGTGCTGGTCACCCGCACCGTCGAGGAGTTCCGGCAGGTCGCGCAGATCGCCTCGGCGGCCGGACTCGGCGTGGTGAACGGCGGCTACGCCTACGTCCGCGACCTGGTCCACCGGCTGCCCGAGGTCCGTCCCGGCACCACCGTCGCCGACCTCGACCCGGACACCGTCACCGCCCATCTGGACGGCGTCGACCCGGTGGTGGAGCTGGCCGCGGCCGGCTTCCTGGCGATCGCCCGGGAGACCGTCGCCCGCTTCGAGTGCGACGTCGCCCTGCGCAGCTTCCACCCCGCCGCCGCACCCGCCCTGCTGCTGGACGACCGGGAGGCCCGGCACGAGCGCACCCGGGCCGAACTCGCCCAGGAGGCGGACGGGTTGTGGGCGGACATCCTCGGCTCGCTGCGCTCCGCCGAGCCCCGTGCGCAGCTGATCCTCAACCACCTCAACCCGCTGGTCCGCCGGGCCGTCGGGATCGGCCACCGGGAGCTGGCGGCCACCGCCGTGGAGACCCTCTACGGCCAGGCCCTGCTGATGACCCGCCGGCCGCTGCGCCCCAGCGAGTCCGCGCTCCTCAACCGGGCCTCCCTCAACCTCCTCGACTTCGCCCTCGGCGCGGTCGAGGACGCCGGCCGCCCCGGCGGCCGCCAAGGAACCGACGGCCCGCACGGCAGGGAGCGCTGA
- a CDS encoding TIGR04222 domain-containing membrane protein translates to MSVLLFLLPACVVSALACARLCRAVAATSAQGSPEELLPSPAGPDEGIGLFDAAYLAGGPERVVDLVLVRMALRGRLLLAHTGWTTVARPEPADELEEAAFAAIGPEGQCRTEELRQALAADPAVLEIAIRLAGAGLAVPSWVRERTSSAVRAVRHAMWLTVLCLLMALLTGSLGIGAGHSRPSAVASWFALPLILTTGTLLMARVDVYPYTRWAAPAGQELLRRLGGMRRSRRGRRDSLPGRRWTAGGRSESLAAVAVAGAAAIRDPLLRAALRPPRRWAAAADW, encoded by the coding sequence ATGTCGGTGTTGCTCTTCCTCCTCCCCGCGTGCGTGGTCTCCGCGCTCGCCTGCGCCCGGCTGTGCCGCGCCGTGGCGGCGACCAGCGCCCAGGGCTCCCCGGAGGAGCTCCTGCCGTCGCCGGCCGGGCCCGACGAGGGGATCGGCCTGTTCGACGCGGCCTATCTGGCGGGCGGCCCGGAGCGGGTGGTCGACCTGGTCCTGGTGCGGATGGCGCTGCGCGGCAGGCTGCTGCTGGCGCACACCGGCTGGACCACCGTCGCGCGCCCGGAGCCGGCCGACGAGCTGGAGGAGGCGGCCTTCGCCGCGATCGGCCCCGAGGGCCAGTGCAGGACCGAGGAGCTGCGCCAGGCGCTGGCCGCCGACCCGGCCGTACTGGAGATCGCCATCCGGCTGGCCGGGGCCGGGCTCGCGGTGCCGAGCTGGGTGCGGGAGCGGACCAGCAGCGCGGTGCGCGCGGTCCGGCACGCCATGTGGCTGACCGTGCTGTGCCTGCTGATGGCCCTTCTCACCGGGAGTCTCGGGATCGGCGCCGGACATTCCCGGCCGTCCGCGGTGGCCTCCTGGTTCGCGCTGCCGCTGATCCTCACCACCGGGACGCTGCTGATGGCCCGGGTCGACGTCTACCCCTACACCCGCTGGGCCGCGCCGGCCGGGCAGGAGCTGCTGCGCCGGCTCGGCGGCATGCGCCGGAGCCGGCGGGGGCGGCGGGACTCCCTGCCGGGGCGCCGGTGGACGGCGGGCGGCCGGAGCGAGTCGCTGGCCGCGGTGGCGGTCGCCGGGGCGGCCGCGATCCGCGACCCGCTGCTGCGGGCCGCCCTGCGCCCGCCGCGGCGCTGGGCGGCCGCGGCCGACTGGTGA
- the hemQ gene encoding hydrogen peroxide-dependent heme synthase: MSETPETAAAETAAPETAPGKKKARELNEVIRYTLWSVFRLREALPEDRSAQIAEVEQLFDQLAGKGVTIRGSYDVSGLRADADLMIWWHAEDSDDLQEAYNLFRRTRFGRALEPVWSNMALHRPAEFNKSHIPAFLADEHARDYICVYPFIRSYDWYLLEDKDRREMLAEHGKMARGYPDVRANTVASFALGDYEWILAFEADELHRIVDLMRHLRASRARLHVREEVPFYTGRRKPIAELVNGLA; this comes from the coding sequence ATGAGCGAGACGCCCGAGACCGCGGCGGCCGAGACCGCGGCGCCCGAGACGGCGCCCGGGAAGAAGAAGGCGCGCGAACTCAACGAGGTCATCCGCTACACCCTGTGGTCGGTGTTCCGGCTCCGCGAGGCGCTGCCGGAGGACCGCTCCGCCCAGATCGCCGAGGTCGAGCAGCTCTTCGACCAGCTGGCCGGCAAGGGCGTGACCATCCGCGGCAGCTACGACGTCTCCGGCCTGCGCGCCGACGCCGACCTGATGATCTGGTGGCACGCGGAGGACAGCGACGACCTGCAGGAGGCGTACAACCTCTTCCGCCGCACCAGGTTCGGCCGCGCCCTGGAGCCGGTGTGGTCCAACATGGCGCTGCACCGCCCGGCGGAGTTCAACAAGTCGCACATCCCGGCCTTCCTGGCCGACGAGCACGCTCGCGACTACATCTGCGTCTACCCGTTCATCCGCTCGTACGACTGGTACCTGCTGGAGGACAAGGACCGCCGCGAGATGCTCGCCGAGCACGGCAAGATGGCCCGCGGCTACCCGGACGTCCGGGCCAACACCGTGGCCTCCTTCGCCCTCGGCGACTACGAGTGGATCCTCGCCTTCGAGGCCGACGAGCTGCACCGGATCGTGGACCTGATGCGCCACCTCCGCGCCTCCCGCGCCCGCCTCCACGTCCGCGAGGAGGTCCCGTTCTACACCGGCCGCCGCAAGCCGATCGCGGAACTGGTCAACGGACTGGCCTGA